In a genomic window of Erinaceus europaeus chromosome 12, mEriEur2.1, whole genome shotgun sequence:
- the PEBP1 gene encoding LOW QUALITY PROTEIN: phosphatidylethanolamine-binding protein 1 (The sequence of the model RefSeq protein was modified relative to this genomic sequence to represent the inferred CDS: deleted 2 bases in 1 codon; substituted 1 base at 1 genomic stop codon), which yields MAASAATIGRNTGDLLPRHAGDLSKWSGPLSLQELDEQHQHPLQVKYSGSEVDELGEVLTPTQVKDRPISITWDGLDSSGKLYTLVLTDPDAPSRKDPKYRKWHHFLVVNMKGNDISSGTVLSDYVGSGPPKGTGLHRYVWLVYEQNRQLKCDEPVLSNRSGDHRGKFKVASFREKYELGCPVAGRCYQAEWDDXVPKLDEQLSGK from the exons ATGGCAGCTTCAGCTGCAACCATTGGTCGAAACACGGGTGACCTCTTG CCCCGCCATGCCGGTGATCTCAGCAAGTGGTCCGGGCCTTTGAGCCTGCAGGAACTGGACGAGCAGCACCAGCACCCGCTGCAGGTCAAGTACTCTGGGTCGGAGGTCGACGAACTGGGCGAAGTGCTGACGCCCACCCAGGTAAAGGACCGGCCCATCAGCATCACATGGGATGGTCTTGACTCC TCAGGCAAACTCTATACCTTGGTCTTGACAGACCCAGATGCTCCAAGCAGGAAAGACCCCAAATACAGGAAATGGCATCATTTTCTGGTGGTCAACATGAAGGGCAATGACATCAGCAGTGGCACAGTGCTATCTGACTATGTGGGTTCTGGGCCTCCCAAGGGCACAGGCCTTCACCGCTATGTCTGGCTGGTTTATGAGCAGAACAGGCAGCTGAAGTGCGATGAACCCGTCCTCAGCAACCGGTCTGGAGACCACCGTGGCAAATTCAAGGTGGCGTCTTTTCGCGAAAAGTATGAGCTTGGATGCCCAGTAGCTGGCAGATGTTACCAGGCTGAATGGGATGACTAGGTGCCCAAACTTGATGAGCAGCTGTCTGGGAAGTAG